The following nucleotide sequence is from Aedes aegypti strain LVP_AGWG chromosome 3, AaegL5.0 Primary Assembly, whole genome shotgun sequence.
GATCTAAGAAACCGTGAAGCCAAAGTGAATTTTGGAGATGTTCAAATAGAGGTcgttattttaataattattctttaattaaaaattgatttatttttagctTGAAGCCGCTCTCAAGCGTCAAATggctgaaaaaataaaatgcgcCACATCGAAGAAACCAATGTCACCAAGAAATCGCAAGAACCAATGTCTCCAGAAATGTCGCTAACAAACATCCAAGCCAGAAGTTCCATTCACACTCGAGAAAATCACACGCAGCCACCTGCATCTCAGCTACCAGTACCGACAGCTGGAAATACTGGCAGGACTAATAGCATTCCGGCGATTAATATTCAAAACCCTCAAAACGGCAAGCAACATGACTCACAATGCGTGTTTGATCAGGACAGCCCACAATTTAATGATGTTCGTTGTCTCGACAGCTCTCAGCCACGGGTTGTACAGAACCGTTCTCCTTTGGTTGCGAAAAATACAAACCCACTTTCAATCCCATCAAGTGCTCAAATCGAAGTTCAGAAAGACACCGCTTCTCAAGTAGTTGTTATTGAACATCATAACTGGGAACAATAGTATCACCTTTTGGAGAAACGGTACAACGAACTACTTGCACGGCATAAGAAACTCAAACAGAAGTTTTCCAATCTGGAACAAGAGAAATTATCATCAGACGACTACGGTTTGCGTCTTGGCAAGGAACTAATGCAACTTAAGGACAAGCAGAAGGTACCTCAGGTGTGTATGATTGGTTTCCAAATTTGGTATTAATTAAATAACAGcttatatttttattcttaGGTTCATTTTACCGAGGCTGACGGGATCGCAATCACAACTAATGAGCTGGAGGAACTGAACGCCCGTGCCGGTAATGATAGCTTATTTGTTGGTCTTTTAGTCACGCGGCTGATCGGTCCAGCGAGGCTGGCAAATATGAGTGTGACGGGACAGGCTAGCCGCCGCTTCATGAATCTGAAAAACCCTGATGGAAGCTTGGTCCATCCAGCCTCCGAGAAAATCGACCCAAACATCATCGAGTTTGTTTGCGGTAGGTTTACgaaataatttaattaaaatcacAAGTTGTTTTAAgtgttttttatgttttttcacaGATAAAGTTGCTGAACGTACCGCAATAAGGATTGGGCCCGACAATATGGCAACCATCCGAAGACATTCGGATGTAACATTAATCAGAAAATACATCTGCCAGAAAATCGCTAATTTGCGCAAAGCAGCCGAGGTCCGCAAATCTCGGGGAATTGTTGAAGGCAGCGGACAAGACGCTGGAAACATTCGAGTTTGAAGTAAGCTTATGCTGACTTGAGGCCCAAACACAATGATAGCGAATCGGCACCGGAAAGCGGAAccagttcgccagcatgaacaaTAATATGCTTGCCGATTCAGTGTTGTTTCACAttcattcgttgacagctcagtcgagatggtgtgattcatgctggcgtaCCGGATCCGCTTTCCGTTGTCGTTCCGCTATcgttgcgtttgggcctttagtgTCAAATTAATTGAATTCTTGTACTGttatatattgtattgaattcGATATTTTATTTAACCATTTCAAATGGGTAATGGGAAAACATTGTTATCAAAATATGTTAACGTCTAAATAAATTCGTTCGTTGAACAGAGAAATCCTGGCGTTCATTTATTCACTGTTGGAAAAACCCTTTCAGCTGTAATGGAATATGTGAGTACGTGTGGTTAGAATGTACTTGTAATGTATATATAgtcaattaatttattttagatCTAACTGTTGGAATATAACCTAAATGTACGGggtattgttttaaatagtatAACAACAACATAATAACATGATAAATGGTAAGATTACTGTATCCCACCataaatcgatgttttcattaATGATCATagtgcttgttttttttttattgttcaacTTAATCGCAACCGTTCCACTTATAGTCAATCTTACGAAAAAATGGATAATATGTCAACCATTTCCCCAACCGTTCAGGCAAAATTTTGTGTGGGAAAATTggcatttttttattgttacataacttaaccgcctattccccacatagTAATTTGACAAATTACAATATACCGTATTGTAAAAACAATTCACTGTAGTGTTGGGATATAGTAAAATTTGATGACACGTGGAACTGTTCATTAATGGTTAGATATTGTTGTGGATAATTCAGCAAACAGTACGCATTTGGTTCCCGGCTATGCGGGAGGTTGCTTTGACGCTGAAATTATTAACAGGTGCAAGAATGCATCcgaaacatatttattttccCAGAAAATATACTGCTGGTGGTTACGTCGACCATGCAAACAATGATTGCCTGTATGAGTGCACACGAAACACAGAAATACACCATGCATTCTCTTGGCGCTCGTAAAAATCATTTAGTTCGGTGCGAGAGCTCCACTACGTAAAAACTGTTTCCTCAAGCTCAACGCTAATCGCGAGCAACTGAGTCACTGCGGTGGTATAATGGTAGCGCGCTGcgaaataaaattcaaaggcAATCCCCTCGGTATCTACCACGCCGGGCAAACATTGTCCGGAAAGGTGGAGCTCCATCTCGATAAAGCAATATCTGTCAATGGTAATTGGGCGAAATAGAAATTAAATTGTGTGTTAAATGATTACATTACTGACTCTTCAGGATTCTACTTGATCATATCCGGCTGTGCTGAAATTGTATGGTTCGAAAATGATAGCGAAGATAAAAGAGATACATACAGAGGACAAGAGGAACTTCTGCAAGCAAAAGTTGCTTTGGTTGCCCCAAGCTCTGGTAAGCTAATAGAAAAATTCTGCTCGACGTATGTGTGTGTAGTGAACATGTCTCTATCCAATCGTAGGAGGCGTAATTGAGATACCGGTAGGTACTCATGTGTACAAGTTCCGCTGTGCACTTCCAGTGCATTTGCCTACTTCGTTCGAGGGGAACTACGGAAAGATTCGCTACACTGTTTGCGCTATCTTGGATCGACCGTGGAAGTTCAACCAAACATGTAAGGTGGCGTTCACCGTGTTGAAGCTAGTAGATCTCAATCGGGATCCTATGCTGAGGCAACCGAAGCGTACAGATGTATCCAAAACATTCTGTTGTTGGCCGTGCAAATCACGTCCACTGTTGATTACGGTAGAAATACCGGCTTCGGGTTACGTTCCAGGACAGAAAATCCCAATCACAAATACGTTGAATAACGCTAGTAGTGTTGCCATGCA
It contains:
- the LOC5570218 gene encoding arrestin domain-containing protein 2 translates to MVARCEIKFKGNPLGIYHAGQTLSGKVELHLDKAISVNGFYLIISGCAEIVWFENDSEDKRDTYRGQEELLQAKVALVAPSSGGVIEIPVGTHVYKFRCALPVHLPTSFEGNYGKIRYTVCAILDRPWKFNQTCKVAFTVLKLVDLNRDPMLRQPKRTDVSKTFCCWPCKSRPLLITVEIPASGYVPGQKIPITNTLNNASSVAMHGVQSSLDRTECYRSETPCEKTKVISKTFASVSTAINNDVFSRLQQQLDIPSIAPTGNCSVLTIDYELNVTIQVDSCRINPKVKIPIIIGTVPLVATASSNIPSTNAGARYGSFDECQPPTAPLLQDIDAPPPSYQEAIHGTAIDVNDDPHAIGFQPYVPRYPVYKLDGNVPKC